The following nucleotide sequence is from Streptomyces leeuwenhoekii.
TTTCACGGAGTCCTCCGTGAGACGGCAGGGAGGATTCAGTGAGGGAGCGGTGACGCCTCACGGTCCGGATCTAGGACCTAGGATCATGGATCTAGGAGATACCCCTTCGGGGGGCGCGAGCGCCCCCGCACCCGGCACCGTCTCGGCCAACCAGCTCATCGCCGAGTACGCCGCCGCTTGCGCACACCGTCCGCCCGGGAACGTCCTGGGCCATCTCGGCCGGGAGGCACGCAAACTGCTGGAGGAGGGCATCGCGCCCGCTCACGTCCGGGCGGGGCTCGACCTGCACCGCGCCAAGGGCCTGCACCCCAGCACTCTGCCGAGCCTCGTGCACGAAGCCATGAACGCGGCCCCCACCACGCCGGTTGTCCACAGGGCGTGGACAAACCCCGCCGATGTCGAAGCCGCCTACGGAGGTGACCTCTGACCGCCACCCTCACCCGCGAGCCCCACCGGGTCGGCCCGCTCGCCGACCGGCTCAACGGCATCCTTGCCGGTCGCGGCATCGACCTCGCCACCGCCGCCGTCGAGGAAGGGCACGCCGAGCCCGTCACCGCGCTGGAACTCGCCGACGCCAGGATCCCCGCCCGCTACCGCCGAGCCCTGGCCGACCACCCGAAGGTCACCGCCTGGGCCGACGAGATCGCCCGCGCCGGACGCGCTGGGAAGCGACCACCACCGCCGACCTCCACGCGCGCCTGCGCCCCCGGGCCGGCCACGACGCCGAACGTGACCTGCAGATACTGGCGCGGTGCCCGCTGCTGGTCCTGGACGACCTCGGTGCGGCCAAGACGAGCGAGTGGACTGAGGAGCTGACCTACCGGCTCATCAACCACCGGTACGAGCACATGCTCCCGACCCTCATCACCACCAATCTCCCGATGGAGCAGCTACGCGGCGCCCTCGGTGACCGCGTCGCCTCCCGCCTCGCCGAGATGACCGAGCGCGTCATCCTCGACGGCCCCGACCGACGACGCCGCACAGCGCCCGGCGCCTGACCGGCCGCCCCCGCCTGCCTCGCCGCGCGGCCCGCGCTCACATCTGCCTGGCCTGCGCTGGCCCCTCACGCAGGCCGCTCACCGCTCCGCCGTGATCACCGGCCCTCCCGGTTCCTCTACACCTTGGAGACCCCTCCTGCCGCCTCTGACCCTCGTTTCCCTGGCCACCCGAAACAGCGGCACGCCGCTCTTCCCGGACTGGGCCACTTCCCCGGCGCCAATCCTGGCGCTCCTCGTCCCGGTCGTGCTGCTCGGCCTGCTCGCCGGATGGCTGATCCGCCAGCAGCGCCGTCGGCCGTCCGACCCCACCCGCTGGCGCGGCACCGTCGCGGTGCCCGTCGCGGCCGTGGCCGCGCTCGGCTGCACCGCCTACAGCGCGGACACCAGTTGGCGGTTCGCCGCCGACTACCTCGACATGGGCGGCACCGCCGAGCGCGTCGCGATGTTCGCCGCCGCCGAGCTGGCCCTGTTCGCCACCGCCCTGATGGCCCGGCAGAACCTCAACGGCCCGAAGCAGGCCCCCGGCCTGCCCGGCACCCTTACCTGGGTCATCACCGCGGTGCAGATCCTGCCCGCCTACGCCGAGTCCGGGCTGGTCGGCGGCACCGTGCGAGCCTTCGTCGGCCCGGTCATGGCCGCGATGCTGTGGCACCTGGCCATGGGCATCGAGCTGCGCCACCGCGCCCCTGACGCCGCCTCGCGCAGCCTGTCCGCCGTCCTCGTCCGCCAGGCCCGCGAGCGCCTGCTCGCCCGGCTCGGCATCGCCGACCAGGACGCCGATGCCGCCCGACTCATCCGCGACCGCGCGCTGAGCGAGGCCGTCGCCCTGATCCTGCGCGCTGAGGCGACGGGCGGCAACACGTCCAGGAAGCGACGGCAACGACGCCTGACAGAACGCCTGCACAAGGCCCTGGAGCGGGCCGACGTCGACGGCGATCCGCTCCAGGACGAGCGGCTGCTGCGCAAGCTCGCCACCCGCAAGCAGGCCCTCGACCTCGCCTCCATGACGCTGCCGCCGCGCTGGGCGGTCCCGGCCTCGTACACAGCCCGTGGATCCGGGCTCAGCCGCCCGCGCCCCGCCCGCCCGGAACCGCTGCCGCGGGCAGAGGATGCTGCCCGCCCGCATCCATCAGATCCGGGTGACGACGAGGTGCCTCCAACTGCCCGTCCGCAGCCTGCCCGTCCGGTGCCCGGGCTGCCCGCACGGGCAGAGATCGGGGACAGCCGACCGCTCACGGGCAACAGCTCGGGCAGCCTGTCGGGCAGGCGCGAGCGGAAACAGGCTGCCCGGAAGAAACGCGACGCCGGCAGAGCCCGAGCCTCCGACGAGGTCATCCTCAAGCACACCCGCCGCATCTACGAGGAGACCGGCAGCGTCGGCCGCGACCGGGTCGAGGACGCCCTGCGCGCCGCTGCTACACCGTCTCCAGCGACGGCGTCGGACGAGTCGTCCGCGAGTTCAAGGCCCAGCTCAAGGCCGCAGCCGACGATCCACTCCGCTGATCCCCGCAGCACCAGCACTCCCAACCAGACCCCGATCCGAAAGGCCCCATGCACACCCCGCACCAGGAAACCCCCACGCCCCATGCGGAATCCCTGCCGACCACCCCTGCCCCGAGCGGAGCAAGTTGGAGGTTCGGACACTCCCCCGCAGGGGGAGCGCCCGAACCCGGCCCCGCCCCGGGGGTGGCGGGGCCCGTCCGGCGCCAGGGGGCGCCGGACGGGAAGGCTGCGACCGAGGGCGGACCGCAGCCAGGCAAGGCCAGCCGCAAAGGCAGGGCCAGGAAGGGGAAGTCGCGTCCGCGTGACAAGAGGCAGCGCCCCGCTCACAGCGTCCGCCTCAACGAGCACGAGCTCGCCATCATCCAGGCCGGCGCCGACCACGTCGGCATGAGCGTGGCCGGGTTCCTGGCCCACTCCGCCCTGGCCGCTGCCCGCGACCAGTCCCGGACCACAGCGGCCATCGCCACCGAGCGGGACGTCCTGACTGCCCTGTTCGGTGTGCGTCGTCAGCTCGGCTGGGCGGGCAGCAACGTCAACCAGGCCGTCAAGGCACTCAACTCCGGTGTCGACGCACCGCACTTCGCCGCTGCCCTCGCCGACCTGCAGCGTGCCGCGCAGGCCGTCCAGCGGGCAGCCGACAGGGTCGCCAACGGGCAGGAGGGCGAGGCGGCTTGATCCCTCGTATCCACCAGCAGGGCAGTAACACGCTCGGGCTCCTGCACTACCTGTACGGCAAGGGCACCCACGAGGAGCACATCGACCCCCACCTGGTCGCTTCCTTCGACGACATGGCCCCCGACCCCGGCCGCGACCCTGCGGTCACGAAGAAGGACCTCCAGCACCTCCTCGACCAGCCCCTGTCCCTCCTCGGCGCGGACCAGCGTCCCGACAAGCACGTCTGGCACTGCTCGGTGCGTGCCGCCCCCGGCGATCCGATCTTGTCCGACGAGCAGTGGGGTGACATCGCCCGCCGCGTCGTTGCCGCCAGCGGCATCGACCCTGGCGACGGGGCCGGCTGCCGCTGGGCAGCAGTCCGGCACGCCGACGATCACATCCACATCATCGCCACCCTGGTCCGCGAGGACGGGCGCCGGCCCAACCACCACCGCTCCGGCAGACGCGCCCAGGCCGAGTGCCGCTTGATCGAAAAGGAACTCGGCCTGCACCAGGTCGCGCCTGGGGACGGCACCGCCGCCAAGCGGGCCACCAGTGCGGAGCGGTACAAGGCCGAACGTGAGGGGCGGCAGCGTCCGGCGCGCGAGGAGCTGCGGGAGACCGTACGGCGCGCGGTGGCCGGCGCGACGAGCGAGGAGGAGTTCTTCGACCGGCTGGCCGCCGCCGGTCTTCTGATCCGCAAGCGCGTCGCGCCCTCGGGCGACCTGCTCGGCTACAAGGTCGCGCTGCCCGACGACCGCAATGGTGAGAAGGAGCCGGTGTTCTACGCGGGCTCCACGCTCGCACCCGATCTGTCCCTGCCTCGCATCCGCGAACGGTGGACGCTTCCCGCGGAGGCCGCTTCGGCGGACGGCTCCGGGCCGGAGCAGCCGGTCCTGCCGGACGTGACTGGTCCCGCGTTCGCGCGGCGCCGGGCCACCGCCGCCACCTGGCAGGCGCTACTGGCCATTGATCATGGTGACGACGGGGCAGCAGCGGCCCAGATCGCTGCGGCGGGGGAGATCCTGGACGCGCTCGCCAAGACCTCCGCCGCCCACACCCTCACTGAACTCCGCGAGGCGGCCTTCATGTTCGAGCGGGCCAGCCGTTCCCACGTGAGGGCCGTACGTGGGCATGACAGGGCCCTGCGCCAGGCCGCCCGCGATCTCGTCCACAGCGGACCCGCTCTGGGCCGCAGCGAAGACGGCGCCACCACCGCCATGCTCATCGACATGGCCTTCTTCCTCGCCATGGCTGCGGCGAACTGGCACGCGAAGAAGCACCACAGCCAGCAGGCCGCCGCCGCCCGACAGGCCGCCGAACACCTGCGCGCCGCTTACCAGGCCGCCGCAGGTGAGCCCATGGCGGCTCTCGGGCAGCGAGGCCGCCGTCTGGCCCCGCGTGTTCGGCAGCGGCAAGCCGACCTTCTCCACCAGGTGCTGCCGGAGCTGGCCGAACGGGTCCAGGCCGAACCTGGCTGGCCTGCCCTGGCCGCCACACTCGACGACGCCCGCAGAGCCGGCCATGACCCGGCCGCTCTACTGACCGAAGCCGCCCGGCGGCGGGAGCTTGACACCGCCACCTCCATCAGCGACGTCCTCGTTTGGCGCTTGCGGCGCAGCGCCCACCTGCCCGCCCTGCCCGAGCGACCCCACGACACACCCGCGCGAGGCAGTCGGCGCCGAGGGTCCTCGGCGTCCCGCGCGCTGCCGACGCAGGGCAGCGTGAGCGACCCCAGCCGTCGGCGCTGAGCGGCGAAAAGTCGGCGAAACACGGGGCGCAGCGACGGACCCTCCCCGCAATCGCGAACCGTGACGCCCCCCAGACGCCGAACAAGGCACACCAGCACGAAGCCGGGCCTCCCTGATGGGAAGGCCCGGCTTCAATGCGTTGGACGGCCCTCAGATGGCCGGAGCGCGCAGGAGCCGATCGCGTGTGCTCTCCGGCAGCACCCGGCGCAGCACCGGCGCGCTGGAACTGAGGGAGCCGGCGAAAGCGGCAACGAGGTCGTGCGGCACGCTGGCGCCGAATGAAGCCCCCCACAGGTAGCCCGCGCCGAGCACCGGCTCGGCCCACGCCTGCCACCCGGCCGGGGCCGCCTCGTCCGCCCCAGCCACCAGCGCGAGTGGGTTGCCATCCTGGATGAGGGGCGGCACCTCGCCGAGGCGGATGTGGGAGGCGAACGTCGGATCCGTCGCTCCCGTGCCGGGCTGGTCGACGTCGCGCAGCCACCCGTGCGCCGTTACCGCGTCGAGGACCAGCTCGTGGCCACCGCACGGCAGGGCGGGCTGATCGCGGACGTCGAGCGCGGCGACGAAGTCGGCGAGAACCTCTCCGGGGACACCGGGAGTGAAGTAGGCCGACCACTGGGCGAGCGGGCTGCTCCGATCCGTACGGGCGGAGACCTGCCAGGCGATCGGTAGGTTCCCCAGGTGGAACGGCTCGTCCGGCAGGACCCACTGCGCCCACCGCAGAGAGTCGGGGCTGATGTGCAGGACGGTGCTGCGCAGGACCTGGCGGTCCTCCGGCGCCTCGTCCGGCTCTTTGCGCCCGCGCACGAGCGTCAGGCTCGTCCAACCCAGGCCGGCGAGCACGTCAGCAACGGAGTCGTACAGGCGTCCGTCGTCACCGGCCAGGTGCCGAGGACCGACCCAGTACGCGGACGGGACGCAGGCCGGAGCGGGTGGATCGGTGGGGAAGTCGGGATGCAGGTGCGCCTCTAAGGGGTTGGGCGGGCTCGGGGCTGGTGCCGCCAGCGGTGCGTGCAACTGGATGGGGTGCCGGGCCGGCTTTGCGGCGGCCTCGGGTGGCAGATGGCCGGGCTGCCCCATCTCGCCCTAACCGGGCAGACGACGGGCTCTCCCAAGGGCGCCGACTCGAGCCTCTGAGTGTCATACCCTCCGGGAGGTCTCCAGCACGCGAGCGACCGCGGCGGCGACCACATCCGCCGGCGTCTCGGTGTCGAAGGACATCTGGTAGCCACGCACCTTGGCCGTACCGGTGACGGCGATCTTCCACCCCTCGCCGTCGGTACCAGGGCGGCCGGACGGAAACCATCCGAGATAGAAGGATCCATCCTTCGAGTTGACGTGGACGTCCGCGCGGTCGTCGACGACCAGGTGGAACTCGTCGGCGGAGAACTGATCCATCACGAGCGTGGCCTGGCCCGGTCCGAGCAGCCACTCACGCAGCCGGAGGGCCTCGACGCTGGTGGAGAATCCGGGGCCCGGGGGTGCCACAGTCACGGGCAATCACCTCTCTGACCTGGTCTTTTTGCGAGAAGGTCGTCCAGGTTCACATGCCCTTGCGGCGTTGGCCAGTCATTCATGGATCTTTGCTGTCTGCCCCCGGCGAACTGAGACGCAGAGCGCGAGACCTCGCTGTCCATCTGCGGGAAACAGCGTGCGCCCGGTGTGGGCAGTGCTGATAGTTGCCGTATGGATGCGATCGAGGCCGCAGGCGCCGTCGTAGATGAACAGCACCCCGACGCGCGCGCCGCGTTCCTGGGCGGCAGCGCCGTGACAGGCCGCCGCACGGCGACGTCGGACCTCGACATCGTGGTGCTGCTCCACGGGGCTCCAGCCCCGTACCGGGCGAGCCTCCAGTACGCCGGCTGGCCGGTGGAGATGTTCGTGCACACCGAGGCGACGTGGCACGCCTACGTCGAGCGGGAAGTACGCAAGCGCCGGTCACCGCTGCTGTGGATGTGTGCCGACGGGCTGCTGCTCTTCGACGCTGACGGACTCGGAGCGCGCCTGGCCGCACAGGCCCGAAAGCTGACCGCCACGGGACCGCCCCCGGTGTCGGCGGAAGAGATCGACGACCGCCGCTACGCGATCACCGACCTGCTGGACGACCTCGTGGGAAGCAGCGACCAGAGCGAGCGTCTGTTCATCGCGACCGAACTGGTCCGACGCACTGGTGAGCTGGCGCTGGCCATCGGCGGTTCGTGGGGTGGCGGTGGCAAGTGGCTGGCACGCCGTCTTGAGACGACCGCGCCAGGGCTCAGCACACGCCTCCACCACGGCCTGCAGCAGGTGCTGGGTGGGAGAACCGAGACCCTCGTGGCCGTCGTGGATGAGGTGCTCGGGCAGGCCGGCGGCCGGTTGTGGGCTGGCTACAAGCGTGCCGGGGCACCCTGAGCGGTCCTCCACAGGCACGCGGAGTCCGCCCTCAAGGGCTGTTGGTCTGCGAGAGACTGTGGGCGAGCTGGCCCACGACGTTGAGAATGCCTTGCCCGAAGCTGGTGGGTGCGATCAGCACCCCGAACACCAGCACGATGACCACGGTCAGCTTCTCGTCGAACCGGCTCCGGGCATGCGTACGTCGGCGCAATCGCACAATGATGATGACAGCCAGCAGAACCGCCACATTGATGCTCAGGACCACCTGGCCAGCCCTCCCGCGCACAACACTCTGACATCCCGCCTTCCTGCATAGCCGGAACTCGACAGCGCCACGTTTCGATCACCGGTGATTGGCGACGGAGTGCCTGGTCAATGGCTGGATCGGGGCAGCCGCGCGAAACGAACAGCAGCGTCACCTGCCCCATTCGCAGCCGCCGGGGCGGACGAGCCCCGGCCAGCGGCCTCCGGTCGCACTGACCCGCCCCGCCCTGCGCATCAGGACAGGGCGGTGGGGCGGCGCGGCGGGGGAATGCGATCCAGCAAATCCCACAGCGGTCGAGAGCCAGCCGCCCATTCACCCAGCAGACGGCGGTCCACGAGGTGTATCCGGTGCTCCGCGCCCCACGGGATGGCCTTGGAGGAGAAACGGCCGTTGGTGAGCACGACCGCGACGTCCGCTCCGTGGACCTGCCGTGCGGTGCCGTTGACCTGCTGCAGGACGCCGACACCGACGGCCGAGCCCCGGTCTCCGTCCCGGCGGTGCTTGCACTGGATGACCCAGACGCGCCCCATGGGATCGACAGCGCGTACGTCGCAGGCGTTGTCGCCGGCACCGCCGAGCTGCTCCGCCTGGCAGCCGTCCCGCCGCATCAGGTCCCGTATGGCGAACTCGAACGCGCGGTGGTCCAAGGCGTCCAGCTCCGCGATCCGCATCCGCAGAGCGCGAGCACGCACACGCTCCCACTCGGCCCGCTGCCGCGCCTGCTGCAGCCAGAGGCCACCGGCCACCGCAGCGACCACGGCAGCGATGAGAAGGATCCACCAGTGCACCAGCAGCCAGTGCACAACGGTGATCACCAACCCGAGCGCCAGGACCCCAGCGCCCAACAGGGCCAGCTGGTCGTCCTGCTTCTTGGAACGGCGGGCCGGCCGGCGCCGTGCAGGACGCCGCGCCGGACGTCGGCCGCTCATCGGGCCGCCCCCGGCTCAACCCGCAGGCTGCGTTCAGCAGACCGGGCAAGGGCCCTTATCGGGACAGCGACCCGCTCGCACGCCTCCATCCGTACCGCCATGGAGTAACTCCCCCCTATCCACAGGCTGTTGACGATCCCCGCGCAGGTTATGAGAGCACGCACCACTGACAGCGGGTCGAGATGTGATCACCTGGAGTGAGGGGTTTTCGGTCAGCGTGGGCCGCTGCCCGCTACGGCTGGCCACCGATGACCAGGGGTTTTCGGTGCTCGCCCGACACGCTTCAGCCGTTTCGTGGCAAGCACCGGATCCGACCCCGCCTCTCAGCGAACGCCGCCCCTCCCGCCGGCATCATTCCGGTCCAGCGTGGAGTTGCGGTGACGGGCGAGGTCTGCGGCAGCACGGCGCGCCAGCGTGTTCGGGCGAGAGGCCGTAGGGCATGGCCGACCCGACCCACAGGTCGTGGTGGCCCGCCAATTACGCGGCCAGACGGTACGCGAATCGCTCGGCGATGACGGTGTCGGTGTCCAGCGGCAGGTCCGGACCGTGCTGTTCGACCGACCCGAGCGGCAGGCCGAGGACGGACCGCTCGCCGAGCTCGACCGCCACACGCGGGGACGTGAGCGCGGCGAACGCCCGCCTGGTGCTCCGGTCGTCACCTCCTGCTCCGCCGCCCGAAGCGGATCAGGAACTCGTTCTCCTCCGGGAAGGTGTCGTCCTCGCTGAAGTCCGCGAGCCGCTCCTTGACCGCGGTCTCGAATTCCGGCAGCCGGTCGCCGAAGTGGTGGGGTGCGGCGAAGGAGGTCGAGTAGAGGTAGCCGAGGATGCGCTCCGTGGTCCAGGTTCGGTGGACAGGGATCCGGGCCTCTTCGACCTGGTCGAAGGGAGACTCCTCCATGATCTCGCTGTAAGGGCGGTTGTGGTGCTGGAAGGTGCCGGAACCAGCCCGCCGTTCCTCGCCGAGGAACGTCTTGATGACGTCTCGGACGGCTTCCTTCCAGGGACTGGTGGCGGTCCAGAAGCTGCTGTCGCCGAAGATGGCGACGACACCGTCGGGCGCGACCTGATCGTCCAGGCGCGCCAGCACGGCGGCCTGGTCGAGCCAGTTTCTCTGAACTAACAAACTCGGCTCCAACTACTTGGTGGCGATGAGATGAGGGACGGTTCATCCGCCGGCTCTCAAGAACCCAGTCAGCTACTCTGCTCACTCATCAGGGTCGGGGGCGACCCGCTGGGACGAGCGGTGCAAGCGGCTGAGGGGGCGACGTATGGCGATAAGAGATGGGCTGCTCTCTGAGCTCTCGATCCATGGCTACGCGGTGCTCGACGGAGTTGACCCGACGGATGTGGCCGTCAGCTTGGGCCGTGCGGGCAGCGGGGAACTCCTAGTGCCGCAGGAGGCAGGTAGCGCTCGTCGTTCCTGGTCCCTTTCCGGCGTATACGGCCTGGGAGCATTCCCCTGGCATACCGATGCTGCGATCTCGGTGAACCCTCCACGGTGGCTGGTACTTACGGCCCGCGAGCTCTCTGAACCAACATGGACGGAGGTCTTGCGGCCTGCTGAGAATCTTGTCTCGGCTCTGCGGCGCACGGTGCTGCGGTGTACGGACGGAAAAGGACGTACTCGGTACCTGCCCGCGGCGGTCCCCGAATCAGCTGATTGGTTTCGAATCAGGTGGGATCCGCGAACCTGCAAGCCGCTCTCAGATTTGGCTGTAGCCGATGTCGAAGCTGTAACACCCACGGCGAGGGTGACTTGGCAGAAGGATCGCGTGCTGGTTCTCGACAACGCCATCGTGATGCATAGGAGACCAGCCGTCCCTTCGGGAATGCGGCGATCGATTGAGCGCGTATACGTCTGGAGTCGTTGATGTGGTCTTATGATGCGCTTCTCGGGAAAGCTGGCGCATATTTCAATCGCGCAGAGGAACACCCCAGGGCTGATGGAGAGGTATTCGCTCTTTGGCTCCTTCTCGGTCTCGAATTCCTGTTGCGGGCGCCGCTGGCGAGGGTTCACCCTACTCTGCTCGCCGATCCCGATGGCACTGCCATTCTCCACGCTGCAGGATTTCCTCCGAAGCCTGCACAGCCTGGGGCTAAGCCTCCCAAGGATCCGAAGTCGATTGCCACGCACACGGTAATCTCTAGGCTCGGTGTAGTGATCGAGGAATTCACGAAGGAGCGCCAAGATGAGGCGACCTTCCTCACGAACTTGCGCAATCGGGAGCTGCATACCGGCGATGCGGCGCTGTCCCTCGATTCGTCGGTTTGGTTGCCACGCTTCACTCGGGTGACGACGGTGGTGTGTGAGCATTTGGGCCTCGAACCTTCCGACTTGCTTGGCGCGGAGATCGTACAGCTCGGTCAACAGCTGGTCGACGATGAGGACAAGCGTCTGGAACATGAAGTGAAGAAGCGAATTGAAGCCTGCGCCGCCACCTTCGCTGACCTGACCGATGACCTCGTATCCGCTCGTCGAGCAGCTGCTCGCCCTGGCGACAAGGGAATCTTGGATCACGTCGTGGAATGCCCCGCTTGCCAGTCAAGGGTATGGCCCTCCTTGGAGGCGGTTCGGCGAACGAATGAGCGCATCGAGTCCTATGGCATCTACGCAGATGTCATCTCGGTCGCAACAGGGCTCTCGTGCCAGGTGTGTGGTCTCGTGCTGAACGGAACAGCAGAGATCAAGAGCGCGGGCCTGCCTCAGCAATACACACATGAAGAGGAGGAGACTTTCGAAGAGCGGTTCCTCGATACCTACGAACCTGACTACGGAAATGACTGAGTGCTCGCACTTCGGCTCCTTCAGGACGGGTCTGGATGGCGTCGGGGCGGGATCACGGGCATGCCGAGGTTGCTCGTTGACCGACTTCGGCAGCCACGATCCGGGTGACGGCGACGCAGGGGACGACGAGCTGGAAGAGGAGCTGCCATAACCATGCAGGTCGTGCGCCGCGCTCAAGGCCGGTGCCACGATACTCGCTGGTTACTCCGAAGCAGGGTAGAGATTGCCGGTCATCTCCCCGTCCACGGACATCGCCGCGTGGAGAGCTCGGCGAGGCGGACGCCTGCTGGCCGCCGAGGCCAGCGCGATGGCCTCCCGGATGGTGCGTAACAGAGTGGTGCACTGGCCACGGCGGAAGGTCAGATCCGGGATGTGCTCGGCGAACGTCTTCTTCGGGCCGTCCGAGTTGCCGCAGAAGAACCGGCGAACCCGCAGGTGAAGGACGGTGAGCTGGTTCGATATCGCCGTGTCGGGCATCTTCCGCTCGTAGCGCTGTGCACCCGACCCGACTGGCCGCCGCCCGGGCTGCCGTTCTGCCACGACGTCTGGGGGCGATTACTTGGCGGCGATCAACTTCTGAGTCTCCTCGGCGCACCCCCACGACAGCGTGACGCCGGCCCCTCCGTGCCCGTAGTTGTGTACGACCACGGTGCCGTCCTCCCGTGCCTCTTCCTCCACGCGGACTGTGGCGCGGGTCGGCCGAGCGCCGACCCGGTGTTCCAGAACCCGGGCTTGCGCGAGTCGGGGCTCGACCTCAGCACAGCGGGCGAGGATGCCGGCCGCCGTCTTGTCGTCGGCGGCCAGATCGCCCTCGCCGTCGATCGCTGTACCGCCCAGGACGACGGTGTCACCATGGGGGTAGACGCACAGGAGGTCCGGGGAGAGGCCGGTGTCCTCGGAGAAGAACTCGGTCAGCCCGGGGTTGGTAACGACGACGTGCTGGCCGCGGATGGGCCGGAGGTCAGGGTCCGGGACCAGATGGCGTGCGCCAAGGCCCGCGCAATTGATGATCGCCGCAGCGGGACCGGCGTCCGAGAGCGAGGTCAGCCG
It contains:
- a CDS encoding nucleotidyltransferase domain-containing protein, with the protein product MDAIEAAGAVVDEQHPDARAAFLGGSAVTGRRTATSDLDIVVLLHGAPAPYRASLQYAGWPVEMFVHTEATWHAYVEREVRKRRSPLLWMCADGLLLFDADGLGARLAAQARKLTATGPPPVSAEEIDDRRYAITDLLDDLVGSSDQSERLFIATELVRRTGELALAIGGSWGGGGKWLARRLETTAPGLSTRLHHGLQQVLGGRTETLVAVVDEVLGQAGGRLWAGYKRAGAP
- a CDS encoding relaxase/mobilization nuclease domain-containing protein gives rise to the protein MIPRIHQQGSNTLGLLHYLYGKGTHEEHIDPHLVASFDDMAPDPGRDPAVTKKDLQHLLDQPLSLLGADQRPDKHVWHCSVRAAPGDPILSDEQWGDIARRVVAASGIDPGDGAGCRWAAVRHADDHIHIIATLVREDGRRPNHHRSGRRAQAECRLIEKELGLHQVAPGDGTAAKRATSAERYKAEREGRQRPAREELRETVRRAVAGATSEEEFFDRLAAAGLLIRKRVAPSGDLLGYKVALPDDRNGEKEPVFYAGSTLAPDLSLPRIRERWTLPAEAASADGSGPEQPVLPDVTGPAFARRRATAATWQALLAIDHGDDGAAAAQIAAAGEILDALAKTSAAHTLTELREAAFMFERASRSHVRAVRGHDRALRQAARDLVHSGPALGRSEDGATTAMLIDMAFFLAMAAANWHAKKHHSQQAAAARQAAEHLRAAYQAAAGEPMAALGQRGRRLAPRVRQRQADLLHQVLPELAERVQAEPGWPALAATLDDARRAGHDPAALLTEAARRRELDTATSISDVLVWRLRRSAHLPALPERPHDTPARGSRRRGSSASRALPTQGSVSDPSRRR
- a CDS encoding FAD-dependent oxidoreductase, which codes for MTAGERVVVVGAGVAGLTTAVVLAEAGASVHVIAEQVPGVTSLAAGAMWGPYLVEPKDKVDQWGQRSLEIFRELAQDPATGVRLTSGIEASRTAEAAPDWATTLPGFRPCERAELPAGFTAGYRFTVPLIDMPTYLDYLLRRLRDAGGVVERRRLTSLSDAGPAAAIINCAGLGARHLVPDPDLRPIRGQHVVVTNPGLTEFFSEDTGLSPDLLCVYPHGDTVVLGGTAIDGEGDLAADDKTAAGILARCAEVEPRLAQARVLEHRVGARPTRATVRVEEEAREDGTVVVHNYGHGGAGVTLSWGCAEETQKLIAAK
- a CDS encoding mobilization protein translates to MSVAGFLAHSALAAARDQSRTTAAIATERDVLTALFGVRRQLGWAGSNVNQAVKALNSGVDAPHFAAALADLQRAAQAVQRAADRVANGQEGEAA
- a CDS encoding DUF317 domain-containing protein, with translation MTVAPPGPGFSTSVEALRLREWLLGPGQATLVMDQFSADEFHLVVDDRADVHVNSKDGSFYLGWFPSGRPGTDGEGWKIAVTGTAKVRGYQMSFDTETPADVVAAAVARVLETSRRV
- a CDS encoding restriction endonuclease encodes the protein MITVVHWLLVHWWILLIAAVVAAVAGGLWLQQARQRAEWERVRARALRMRIAELDALDHRAFEFAIRDLMRRDGCQAEQLGGAGDNACDVRAVDPMGRVWVIQCKHRRDGDRGSAVGVGVLQQVNGTARQVHGADVAVVLTNGRFSSKAIPWGAEHRIHLVDRRLLGEWAAGSRPLWDLLDRIPPPRRPTALS
- a CDS encoding DUF317 domain-containing protein — translated: MGQPGHLPPEAAAKPARHPIQLHAPLAAPAPSPPNPLEAHLHPDFPTDPPAPACVPSAYWVGPRHLAGDDGRLYDSVADVLAGLGWTSLTLVRGRKEPDEAPEDRQVLRSTVLHISPDSLRWAQWVLPDEPFHLGNLPIAWQVSARTDRSSPLAQWSAYFTPGVPGEVLADFVAALDVRDQPALPCGGHELVLDAVTAHGWLRDVDQPGTGATDPTFASHIRLGEVPPLIQDGNPLALVAGADEAAPAGWQAWAEPVLGAGYLWGASFGASVPHDLVAAFAGSLSSSAPVLRRVLPESTRDRLLRAPAI